AGTGGGGCATGATCATTACGGTGTGGGTAGGCTCCCAACTCTTAATCTTAAATTCCATCTAAAAGCTCAAGGGGAAAGTCATGTCTGAAAACAAGGAGTCACAGTGCCGTGCAAAGTGTTTGCTATGTTCTGTGTTATTCTGTCACTGCAGCTTCGCAAGCTAAAACTCCCCTTGTGCACTACCTATGCAGACATGGGTAGTGGTGACGTGGTCTGCTTTGGAGAGATAGATACTGCATGTGTAATCAATCAATCACATGAGTCTTGGCCCACATATCTTCTGTCTGAAGTCTCTCAAATGTAATAAGAAAATATGGTAGTTTCGTTCATCCCCATTAGTACCTTTACATAATGGATAGAGTACCCTTCTTCCTCGTGGGGTTTGGCACCTTAGAAACTTGGTTTTAAAAACTAATGTCTGTGAAGGACAGGGCATGGGATAAGGCAGCAAGCTATATACAGCAGTAATGAAAATGGCTATTTAAGTGGGTGTAACACTCTTAATTAGCCATGAGCTAAGgtaatgctgctgctgcaaattCAAGTCAGCTTCTTGGAATGTGGAAGGGAAGCTGCATCTCTCACAAGTGCCAATTAACTTGAATGAGTTGGTAAATGAACTTGGGTGTCTTGGCTGCTTGCACATTGCACATATGGCACATTGCCATAAAATACTCAGTTCTTCTACGTATCTTATTTTGCCATACTAAGAGCAATCTTTAGAAATTAATAAATAGTTCTGATGACTGTTTGCATTATTAAGTTGTAAAGTGGAAATCACAAAAATCAGAAATCATGCTTTTTAAGCTTATATATAATGATGTATTGACAATATGTGTGACTTTTATGTAAAATAGGTCTTATCAAATGTAATCCCTTTAAAGCTTGCAAATTCAGTTGAAACAGGTAACTAAAATTAGATTCCTGTGAGATTTCTTGGCTTTACCTTCTGATGTGTATGTCATGTGGTACTCAGCATGTAACTTGAGATTTAGAGCACTTATTTCCATATGGAGGTCATCCAGTAGAATTTGGATTTGCATTAAGACAAGAATATATATTCCCATAAACCTTACCCAGATAAGTGTCAGGAAGAAAGTGCAGAACTGCTGTTGGCACAGTCTGCAGATGACATAAACGGGTCAATTCTGTAGAAAAGTATGCCTGCTCAATAAGCTTGTTTCATTTGAACCAAGTAGTGTTTTGAACCATGGATCTTCCATCTGGGAACAGGACACTGGGCACAGGAATAGGAGACACAGATTCTGAAAAGATCTAGGGCTGTGACTGATAACTGACAGTGAGGGAATGCAGTGCCGAAGCCAAGATCTGCCATGGATCTTGAACATACTGAAGGTGCAGAGGGAAGGCAGAGCATTACTGCAAACAACATGGTTGAGACCATTTTGAAAATATGCTTGAAAATGTGGTTGCTGTTAGAGGACATTTAAGTGACTTGTTTATGGGAAGATACTTCTGATGATAGTGCCTTATGTCTATGCTCCtcatgagaaaaagcaagagtCATCGGCCAAAAGCTGACTGCTGCCTTATGGTTGTGAGACGTTGGTATTCCTGCCTAAAGATGGGGTCCCCTTGCATTCTCTCTGCTTATTGCTGCTTTCCCTACTGTTTCAGCACAGTTTTGTTTGGTATGTGTGTTGGCCAGTAGATCCAAGTTAATTTTAATCCATATTTTACAGTTCCTCATGCAGTTGTATATCTGCTTTTGCTTGCATAAGGGGAGAGAAGGATACATTGCTGTCTGCAAACTATAGGGAATGGGTATCTTGGAAAGGATGATTCTTTCAGTGGTTGCAATGGCTTAGGTCAGTTTGaactgatttcagctgagttgTCTGTTTCTAATGATGGCTGTACTACATGAATGAATTGGATGACATTCCAGTATCTTGTAATGTTTAATAAAAGGAATTATAATCTCTTACACATTTTACTGTGAATGTTGATTCGACTGTTCTTGATCTTCCTAACTGTGTTGACGTGAGTTTTCTGATTCTTTGGACTCTTTTTCACAGTAATAACTGGTCCTGAAACATCTTTGTCAACTCCGTAAAGCAGTGTCCTTATATTACAACTCTTATGACTTAACCTTAAGTATTTGAGTTAGGAAGTGGGAGTAATGGATATGCGAGCATTTAAAGAGGTTTTATGTAAGCTACTGTTCTTTTAGTTTTTTAGATAATAAATCTAAAAGTATCTGCAAAAGAATCTTAATTAAAACTTATTTTGTAGGATAACTGGGatgatgaggaggaagaggaggaagtaaAGGAGACAGAGGTAAAACAAGGTGAGGTTTAAGAAGAATACATTTCACTGTATGCAGCATCAAAATAGACATCGGCTTTGTCTTGAGTGTATCTCAAGAATCAAAAACGCTTCCAGATaggattggttttgtttttcacaaaGCATATGCTTAAATTAATTAACTATTTCTGGGTTCAGATTCAGATAATTGGACTCTGTGGTTTTCTTTGATTAGTGTTCTTATAGTTGCTGAAAAATCAGACAACTTCTGAAGCACTTTATTGTTCAATGTCTTACAGAAacaaaagtttcagaaaaaaagaaaatagcagaaaaaataaaagaaaaagaaaagcaacagaagaaaaagcaagaagaacttaaaaaaagggtactttttaaaaaaaaattccatgtgtCATATTtagtgggtgggggtttttttgtttgttgaggTTGAACAAGACCTGTAAAGATTTTGAATAGTCTAGTAAAACAAACTTAAATCTTGTACGTAATAGCATTTGGCGGATATTAGCTCTGATAGCTCTGTAATTTAACTGTAATTGAAGTAACGCTTATCTTTAATTCTGTTGCGTGCACCTCATGATAAAACATGTAGCTGTGAAACTTAACTAAGATGTTTCTTCCCACTTCTCATAAAAACGAGCAATTTATTAAACAATATGGCATTGTTATGCTTATTTAGGATGGTTTTCAGGTTTGTACATGCTTGAGGTGTATTGACCTCATGCAGAAGTGAGCCAATCAAGTggtactgggggaaaaaaaacacaatttctTGGAATATCTCTGCTCAAGGGTAAGAAATATAAATGCTGTTCTCTCTctatacattttttaatttagttaGAGGCACCAGAGGAACATAAAGAACTTACACCAGAAGAACAGTTAGCAGACAAACTACGACTAAAGAAATTACAAGAGGAATCAGACCTTGAGTTAGCAAAAGAAACATTTGGTAAGTAAGTGTGTTATACTTAAGTCAAGCAAGTCAATGTAATTGTAGCATGACAGAAGTACTCTCATCTAAATAAAACATTCAGTTATACCTGGATAGCCTAcaaaaagaacagattaggaTTTAAATGGTAGAATACACGCAGGTTGTGTTACTGAGAATAAACAGGCATTTGAATTCAAACTACTGGAAGCATATCCTGGTACTAATGACTAATTGCGAGAACTACAAAAACATCTCTTTGGAATGTAAGTTTCTTTTTCTTAGAAGTCTTAACATCTCTTGGTAGGAGCTTATAGGAAGAAGGTAACTTTGAATTTTCAAACAACTAGGCACTTCTGGTAAAAAGATAGAGGCTAGTACTTAATCTTCCTTGCACTAATGGTGTGAGGTGCTTTACAATATGGAGTTAAGCTTGATGAGGCTTCGGATGAGTGTGACACAGCATAGTGCATGCATACTTTACTTCAGGCAATCTATGTAATAAGCTAGGCTTTGAAAAAGCTGGTTAAGTTGGTGGAATGAGCTTGTTTCCTGGACTAGAAGGAAGTAGACTTAAGGCAGATGATTCTGGTTTTGTGCTTTGACAGAACTGGTGAAGATACTGATTTACAGCAGGATTCTTCAAACATGAAAGCATGTTTCTTTGTTTAAAGTGATTTATACAGCAGTGAGAAGGACTGCTGTGTGAATGTTCTGAAAGAGTACAAGTGCCTTTTGGGGGAAAATGTATTTAACTGACTTACAAAGAATGAACTAAATTTTGCCCTGATGAGCTCAAGACATGAATCCTTTATTTAAGGGGAGAGGTGCTCTGTATTGTGAACACTGCTCCAGAGAACATCTGCTTCAATTCACTAAGCTTTGCACAGCTATATCTGTTTCTTAAGTACAGATTAATAACTCGAGATGTTAGCTTTGGTGtggcagaagccagtgggaaataAGTGGGCAAATTTCACCTTTGGTTTTGCTGCCTGCCCTTGATAGCACCAGTAGAGGTGAAGTGAATGGGGTTACTTGTTTTGTCTGGCGTCATTTTTTAGGGATCTCAGCTAATGTTTTCTTTAATACTTATGTCATTTTACTTGCAGGTGTAAATAACACTTGTGGAATAGATGCCATGAATCCCTCTTCAAAAGATGACTTCACGGAATTTGGCAAACTACTAAAAGAGAAAATTACACAGTATGAAAAATCATTACATTATGCCAGTTTTTTGGAAGCATTAGTTCGAGACGTATGTATTTCATGTAAGTTAAGTGAAAAACTTTCTAGAATGCCAAAATTTTAATGGGGCTATAGTTGAAAACCTGCTGCACAAAAATTTTAAATCAAGATTAATCTATGTAGCTTATACTAAATGAAGTACTAGTATCTGTCTAACTAGTATCTGCTTCCATCCCTACAAAGTTTATTACGTGTGTTTGTGCAAGACTTGAACTCTTTCAGCGTGTCAGTTAAGGCAATCACTGTGTGAAAGTGTGAATTTTTACGCTGATCTAAATCTGGCACACTTCTCTTGAAGCAACTTCTGGAAAAGAAGTGACTCCCCAAGCCAAATAACTTGAGTAGCTTAGTTAAGAGGAAACTGTAAAATTGGGTTCATATAACTCTGGGACTGCAAAATATCTTGTTCTGGAATGCAGCATTTAACTATACAGAGATAAAACTAGattaacccccccacacacacacactgctctgATAGGCTGTATTTGGTGAATTAATTGTTTGAGACCTCTTTTCCTGTACTGTGCATGTATTGTCCTACAGCGAAGCGGTAACTTGATACTATTTAGGGCTGTATAAATGCAGAGATGCTTGGCCTACTGAAGCTGCATCCTAGTGATCATCTGAAATGCTAATTATGATGCACTAAGGGCCTGAGTTACCTAGTCTGCATTCTGCTAATAAACTGATTTAAATCAAGTAATTGCCAGTACTTATTAATAATGCTTACTTCTATTTTTTTGAGAATTTTAATGTTAGATGATTTAACTGCCCTCTAAGAGCAATACTGATGATTCATCTCTTTTTCCTAATGTAGTGGAAATTGATGATTTGAAAAAGATCACAAATTCTTTGACAGTACTAtgcagtgaaaaacaaaaacaagaaaaggtaAGACTTCTGTATTTTTCTGAAGCAATAGCAGTAGCCACTAAATATGCTAATCATCTCCTGGAAAACAGAAATAGTTCCAATATTGAATTGAACCTCTGATTTTGTTATatgcagtagcagcagcagcagatgaaaTGATAAACTTGGATATGATTTTAGTATTAAATACACTTAAATGTATGTGGTAATCGGGAGCTGATTAAATCTAGAGATCACAGGCACAATCCTGATAAGATTATTCATGTAAATTAATCTACATACTAACTTTGTTCCATTTTATGCTGTGTCTTGGAGTAAAAATGGCTTACATCAATATCCTGAAAATGTAAGTCAACCTCCTTTCTAGTTATACATCAAATTAATATCAGATATTGATGGAAGTAACTTAAATATTTGCCAAACTATGTCACTGGCATTTTGAATAGCAGATAAACGGAATTTGTATGGTGCCTTGCAAACTAAACAAGCAATAACTGCATAGGCAAGGGAGAGTACGTTTTAAAAGGTGACTTAATAAAGTGTAACTGATGCTTAATGTGAAGCAAAACAAATGTATGCAATAAAACAGTGCTAAAATTTCAAGGTGGTTTGGGATTCAGTGATTAATTTACTGGATAGCAACAAAATCAAGCAGAAAATGTCACTGGCAAtgcagtggggtttttttcattgttttacaTCAAACTGGAGGATTATTAGGAAGCAAATGGCTGAGCATTTTTCAATATAAATAGTAACTTGtaaatgcaaaatgtaaaatGAGAAATCTTTTAGATACAAACTGTTTTAGTGgcaggtgtggggtttttttatgatGCTATTTCTAATTCACCAGGAGTGACTGAAACATTTTAATGCAAACCAAACTTCATGTACAGTGTTATGGCATTAAGTGTAGAGGTTGGCAAATGTGATAAACTTCAATATGAACTAGACTTTAGGGAGAAGCTTGTGActtactgaaacttttttttttattttttagcatttgTACTTTCTGTGTTTTTATACTCTTCTCTCCTGGTTTTTCATCTAATTTTGTTAGCCTTAACTACTGAAACCTGCACCGACAAAAATCCAGAAAGGCAGAGCTTTATCCTGAAATGGGTAACTTTGTTCTGTGAAGTTTGTTAGGACTTAACTTATCTTGCAAGGAAGATGTTCAGCCACTGCAGTGATAAAAGCCATGTTAAATTCCTTAAGTTGGGTAAATATATAAAACTGAGCATTTGACTTTTTATTTAGGTAGTTACTCCACTTGTTTAGAGTCCTGATAAAGGATGAGTGACTAGACACGAGAAAGTATATGGTACTTCCTGATTAGTGAGGTTATAAACTGCAGGGAGCACTGGGACACTTCGAAATATAATAGCTTTACTATGAATAGATTGCAGCTGTTGTTCAAATTAGAACAATGACAAATTACTGTGGATCTTTAAGTAAACATGCTCTTCTTGGTATTTAAGCAGAGTAaagccaaaaagaagaaaaaaggtgttGTGCCTGGAGGTGGTTTAAAGGCTACTATGAAAGATGATCTGGCTGATTATGGAGGATATGATGGAGAATACGTACAAGATTTTGAAGACTTCATGTGACACTTATCTTCCCTTCTGTTGTCTTTCTGTTGCCCATAATCCCTTAAACATGTAGCAcaacttcttttcctttaaattctGCCAAATGCTACAATCAAAATTGCAGTATCTTTGTGCTGGTGGTTTAACTCTTTGACACATCAGTGCTAAAGCATTGGGATTCCTGTTCTGTGGTCAAGGGGTTAAAATGAAGAAACTCAAATGCTATGTAAATtgcagttaaaacaaaaaaacaaagttctGATAATGGTAATTGTTGCTATATGATTTCATAGTAACAACCACTAAATTGGAAATGAATTTCAACAAGGCAAAGTATTATTACCAGCACAGTTCAGTGATATGGCCTTAACTGTACGTCCTTGAATGACTTGTTTCATGAACAAAAGCAGTTTGCAGCAAGGGCATGGTGTGCACTTAGTATTAAAATTGCTTTGTCTTAAGTTAGAGCTTGAGGTTTTCAGTATATTGTGAAGGGGAACTGCTAACTTCAGAGTAAGGATACTGCACCTGAAAACGCATCACTTGAGATACCCAGTACTTTAAAGCTTGTCATCTAAACAGAACACTTTCGGGGGTCAGAACGAGGAAATAGTTCCTTATTTGAAAAAATGACTTGTGTCTTGAGTATAAAGTTTAGTTTCCATTCATCTAAATTTCTACTAATGCAGCTGTATGGGTTGGGTATTCTTTAACAGTTAATTGCCTGGTTTAAGTGTAAAAAAACAGacttccttttgttttcaggGGTTGTGGTAGATCTTTCACGACTCagccattttctttcatttaaaaaaaacttgcttAGCAAACTGCAACAGTTACTACAGTTGGGCAAATTGTTATGTTAACAATTATGACATCTGCAATGTTTTATAAAGCAACTAATTTAATAAAATCACTATTGTGAAGACTTCACTGCAGGTGTCTTTGGACTAGTTATTTTTAATAGTAATTATAATAAAAATGCTCAAAAGGGCAGAGCTGTACAAATGAGCTAAATGTGCTGGGTGTGTGTGTTGCTAAGTCTAGGATTTGCTCTGACCTGCAACTAAACTGGTGCTGGAAGGGCAAGACCTCCTGCTGGTAAAATAGCTATCCTTTATGATAAGACTTTTACAGATGCTGAGGGTAAACAAAATACAGGACTGCCATAATCCAGTCATTTCCACAATGAACCTCATCTTTCCTATTGCTGGGACTGCTGATTTTTAGTAGCTTGTACTTGCATCAGGCATATCTTACCAGTGCAAGAAGTTAGACAATTTATTCTACTTGGTAGCTGCCATTTCTACAAGAAGTCTTGCGTACTGAATTCAGAACTTCCAATTTACTCAACTGTTTGGTCCTGACATGGATGGGGGGTGTATGCGCACTTCTACAAAGCAGAATTTAGTCTTTTAGATCCCTCCTATTGTTAGTCAAAGAATCTGGGgtggggaatttcacaggctACCTCTTCTTAAATTGTCTAGTCAAGGCTCTCCTTTCATGCTAGTCACTTTAAAGTTCAATTTAAAAGCTTGCAAGTCATTATTTGACTCAGTCATGGATTTGGCTCACTGTAATTTAGTCTTATGGGACTGACTGGAATTGGCATTTTTAAATACGGAGTTCTGTTCATGCTTAATCCTcactacttaaaatattttattagagaGGTATCAAAGGAGCTAATGACTTGTATTATACCTGTTTACAGCTTTTAACACTGCTACTGCAGATTTGAGATAAGTGCTGGGTGAGTAATACTTCAGGCAAATGCAAGAGTTGCTAGCATGAAAATTTTCAGCACTCAAAAGGAGCTGGTACGATGTAAGACCAAGTTAGCATCTTTTTGCTCATTAAAAATACAACTACTGTAGCAACCCTGTTGCTAGGATAACATCTAGAGATAATACTGCATCATTGCTTGAGGTAACTAATTTTACTTAAAAGCTGTATGCTACGGTCAGCTCTAGTTTTGGGCAAGAGGTCATTTTTTTTGGATTAGTGGGAAGCTCTTCAGACTATATTTACTTTGGGGACAATGCAGAATCAAAGTTGAACTtggatttctgtctgaaacagTGTTCAAGTGTCATCATCTTCCCCAGTTATGCCAGACCCAATCTTGTAGACTTGCCAAAACATCTTAGAGGCAGAATACTGTGGTTACTAGCTCAGGACAGGGCAACAGTACAAACTAAACTCCTGTCTGCTCAGTAGGAGTTTCTAAACAAGGAGTTAAAGTTTCATAACCATAGAATCTAATcttgtgcttgctttttttttttggcttttttactCCAAGACAGTAGCAAATAATTAAGTATATGCTGTTTAGATCTGTACGGACTATTTCACTTTCTCAATAAACTAGAAGACAAAAACATATGCTAATGAAACATTTTACCATGTATCTAACATTTTCAAAGGACCCTACTAATTCTCCTCCTGGTACTTCATTGTCAATCTACTGGATGTTCTGCAAATTCTACTTCAGCCTTAATCTTTGCTTGTTTGGATACAATTCCTATGGAAATCCATCAATCACACCCCTAGTTTAAAGGGCTGCTGGATCTTTTGAGATCCACCGCTAACTGTGCCAGTCTGTTAGCCAAGTATTTTGTAAACAGTAGGATTTATTATACAAAACACAACTTTAGGTTAACACAGTCTCAGCATCTTAAATACTTACAGCCACCACCAGTTTTCTACAGTAACTTTCACATAGCAGCATATCATTGTAAGCAAGTAGTTGATAAAACATCTGTTAAAGAATCAGTACTAACCATGCAGGCTGTGGCACTAGTTCTTGTCAGAGCCAGTCTCTACTTCAGGAGGGTTGGAGCCTAGTTTGATAACATATCATTAAGACAACAGCCAGTCTGTGCATCCTTCAGAAGCATATTTACCACATCATAGAACTTGTTATCATAAGCCAGTCTGTAGTACGTGTAAATGTCTTCACAGTAAGTAAGCAacttcttcagatttttcagagCAGCGTCAGTAGGTGAGTGTTGTTTAACTCTGAAAAGAattttacataaaaatgaaataggAGAAAGGCTTCACAGACAATGATTATAAGATGATCTTGGTACAAGAACTACCTCTATTTCTTAAAAGAGTTGTGTTCAACATACACATTTGATTCTCCTGGCTATTTCATTCTGattcattaaaaaattttttgatCTCATGAGCAGCCTTAAGGCACCCTATTTATCCCACGCAATAAAAATTACAGACCTAGTGCTATTTCCGCAACGTGCTTAAAAAGAAACTGAACATAGACCTCAGGTCTCTATATACTGGGCTTTATCACAGAAAAGGTTTTAATAGTACTAAAAAGATTTACATGCTTTTAAACATGCAGCTTGCTCCTCTGAAGTCACCTGTAGAAATGAAACATCCCTGTTTGACTACAGAACTACTTACTTCTTAGCAATCTCCTCAAATATGCTGGGCTTGAGCAGTCTTTGTTGTTTAAATTCTTCTAAGTAATTGAAGTCTCCCTTAGTGATCACTTGGTGATACAGAACTTTGGCCCAATCTGGAACAAAGTCATAAGCCTCAGCCACAATAGCAGCCTACAGAGAGAACAGATGCTGGCATTACTGAACAGAAGAGTTTATTCTTGCACAGAAACATTCCTACAGTTAAAGTAGTTTAGGTCTTCTGTTTGGCCCATCTACCTATGCTGTTCCTGAGAGCAGTCCTAGTATAGAGGAATACAAGGGTAACAAGATATGCAAATAATTTTCCCTCACTCCTAAACAATGTGAAGGTCTACACAAGCCTCACCTTAATTACAAGACTGGAAATCTTTGCCTACTGTTATAGATCCAACTGCTTAAAGGAGATGTAAGGTTATATGCAACAGGAGTGCATATAAACAAATAAAGTGGGAGTTCCTCAccttgtttcaaaaaaaaaaaaaaatcctgaaggagCAGAAGGGGGGGTGGCTGCCACACAAGCCGAAAAACCAACCGTCTACAGAATTAATGAAATGCGAACATCATGTTAAAGACACTGACATCAGGATgtcaaaaggggggggggtcataTGTTCTCtctaaaaagcctttttttttttatttccaagttTACTAACTGAAGATGCCAATGTAAATTAGACAAGGGGTGGGTAGCGTAGATTCAGAGCAGCATGAGAGCCCTTGGATAGCTGAAGTCCTGGCTGTACAATGCAGCAAGCCAACAAGGACTGCTAAAAAACCATCAGTCTAGGACTGAGCCTACTTCTCCAGGCATGGTCCCAACTGTAGCGATATGATGGGATCACAGTCATTGACTTTGTGGCCACCTGGAAGGGCTGTGCACTATGCTCACAGGAGCAGAGTGCTTAGGTACCCACTGTTTAAAACAACCATCCTCAGAAAAGCATGACTACAGCATCCTCTTATTCTACCTGATAGAATCGAGGCAAGGACATGATGCAATCCATCAAGTTCTGTCTGTTCAGGTTAATCAGCATAGTACTCTGACTGGTGTTCAGAAAATGCAGCTGGAGGGTTATCAGCTTTGTTAGCCGCTTGCAGCGCAAGGCCTGGCGGACACAGGAGTCCTATTTAATAAATCAAACAAAGACAAATCCAAGTTTCTGAAGCATGTTTCTATAAGAAAGCAATAAATATTCCTGAGAGCAACACTAAAGACTTCAAAGTTGTCTCGTATTTCATCTTTTAGATCCCTACAACTTTTACCATCGATCATACTGCATTAGTTTAATATGAAGCTTCACTCACCACAAATactttcatcatcatcatcaggcTAGTTTCTAAACACTCTTTATACTGTTCTATTCTTGCTTGCCTTTAAAGCATTTAAGTTTGTGATCACTTCTCTCTAAGATTAGGGAACCTAAATGTAATCCTAGATGTTAAAGTCTGAACAGGGAACAGCGTACAGACAGCTCTTTGATACAACAGTGTTATTGAGACTTCTGGGATACTGCTGAATTGCAAGAGCACAAGAGAttcttttgctctgtttcagcTGGGACGGGATTCTGCACAACCTCCTTAGAGCAGCTTTGTTTGTTCTCCCAGGTCAGTTCAGTCTTTATGCACTCTCAATGCTACACAGAAGTCATACATCCTATCTCATTTTACCTTAGAATAACTTTCTGCTGCATCAATAAAGAGAGTCAGAGCTTTCATCAGCAGCTTCTTTAAATTTGCCACGTCTTGAAGAGActcctctgaaaaagaaaaaaaaaaaaactaagtcaAATAACTGATCATTTATACAGGTGACAAAATAGGCTACAAAAATACTTCCTTGTACTAAGTCTGCAGCTGCTATTGTTGCAGAAAACAGCAAGAGACTAAACAGGTTTCTTGTACAAA
This Apteryx mantelli isolate bAptMan1 chromosome 15, bAptMan1.hap1, whole genome shotgun sequence DNA region includes the following protein-coding sequences:
- the EIF3J gene encoding eukaryotic translation initiation factor 3 subunit J isoform X1 codes for the protein MAAEADSWDADSFEVVEPVAKRLVPGVAGDRWAGEDEEDDVKDNWDDEEEEEEVKETEVKQETKVSEKKKIAEKIKEKEKQQKKKQEELKKRLEAPEEHKELTPEEQLADKLRLKKLQEESDLELAKETFGVNNTCGIDAMNPSSKDDFTEFGKLLKEKITQYEKSLHYASFLEALVRDVCISLEIDDLKKITNSLTVLCSEKQKQEKQSKAKKKKKGVVPGGGLKATMKDDLADYGGYDGEYVQDFEDFM
- the EIF3J gene encoding eukaryotic translation initiation factor 3 subunit J isoform X3; the encoded protein is MAAEADSWDADSFEVVEPVAKRLVPGVAGDRWAGEDEEDDVKDNWDDEEEEEEVKETEVKQETKVSEKKKIAEKIKEKEKQQKKKQEELKKRLEAPEEHKELTPEEQLADKLRLKKLQEESDLELAKETFGVNNTCGIDAMNPSSKDDFTEFGKLLKEKITQYEKSLHYASFLEALVRDVCISLEIDDLKKITNSLTVLCSEKQKQEKKSLLIASTI
- the EIF3J gene encoding eukaryotic translation initiation factor 3 subunit J isoform X2, translating into MAAEADSWDADSFEVVEPVAKRLVPGVAGDRWAGEDEEDDVKDNWDDEEEEEEVKETEVKQETKVSEKKKIAEKIKEKEKQQKKKQEELKKRLEAPEEHKELTPEEQLADKLRLKKLQEESDLELAKETFGVNNTCGIDAMNPSSKDDFTEFGKLLKEKITQYEKSLHYASFLEALVRDVCISLEIDDLKKITNSLTVLCSEKQKQEKSKAKKKKKGVVPGGGLKATMKDDLADYGGYDGEYVQDFEDFM